In the genome of Candidatus Eremiobacterota bacterium, one region contains:
- a CDS encoding TlyA family RNA methyltransferase gives MTSSRSEAKRLDAVVAAETGLTRSQARGLILAGKVRVDGVSVTKPGTNVRAGARVAVEEPPRYVSRGGEKLAAALHAFALDVAGLEVLDVGASTGGFTDALLQHGAAHVTALDVGYGQLAWKLRGDPRVTVVERTNFRTLGEDAFPAGFDLIVVDASFISLRTIVARAVRYLREHGVVVALVKPQFEAGRARLGGGGVVRDPAVHAAVLCEVRDALRAAGVRVVRAAVSPLKGPAGNVEFFYELRRTGAEVSDAQLDALVAEAHA, from the coding sequence ATGACGAGCTCGAGATCTGAAGCGAAGCGTTTGGACGCGGTGGTGGCGGCCGAGACCGGGCTGACGCGTTCGCAGGCGCGCGGGTTGATCCTCGCGGGGAAGGTGCGCGTCGACGGCGTTTCGGTCACGAAGCCTGGGACGAACGTGCGCGCGGGCGCGCGCGTCGCCGTCGAAGAACCGCCGCGCTACGTCAGCCGCGGCGGCGAGAAGCTCGCGGCGGCATTGCACGCGTTCGCGCTCGACGTCGCCGGGCTCGAGGTGCTCGACGTGGGCGCGTCGACCGGCGGGTTCACCGACGCGCTGCTGCAGCACGGCGCGGCGCACGTCACCGCGCTCGACGTCGGTTACGGCCAGCTCGCCTGGAAGCTGCGCGGCGACCCGCGCGTGACGGTCGTCGAGCGCACGAACTTTCGCACGCTCGGTGAGGACGCGTTTCCGGCCGGCTTCGATCTGATCGTCGTCGACGCGTCGTTCATCTCGCTGCGCACGATCGTCGCCCGCGCGGTGCGTTATCTGCGCGAGCACGGCGTGGTCGTCGCGCTGGTGAAGCCGCAGTTCGAAGCCGGCCGCGCGCGGCTGGGCGGCGGCGGGGTCGTGCGCGACCCGGCGGTTCATGCGGCGGTGTTGTGCGAGGTGCGCGACGCGCTGCGCGCGGCCGGCGTGCGCGTCGTGCGGGCGGCCGTCTCGCCGCTCAAAGGCCCGGCCGGCAACGTGGAGTTCTTCTACGAGCTGCGCCGCACAGGCGCCGAAGTGTCGGACGCGCAGCTCGACGCGCTGGTGGCCGAGGCGCACGCGTGA
- a CDS encoding NAD(+)/NADH kinase, translating to MKNIALYVNTERPRAEEVARRVVELAKQHGVKVGVCEGDGRGIGYPSECRFEEAELLVTVGGDGTLLRAARLAHPLDIPILGVNTGRLGFLTEVEANDEGFAALERVFEGPLEVDERVALHAQVAGSGEVYFALNEVTVRRVTSARLAPFGLILDGEMIVHLPSDGVIVATPTGSTAYFLSAGGPIIHPSVDALGVAGLMPHTLFARPLIVPTSATIEITCDGELTEANLENDGFTARSLHAGDRVVVHKAEEPVRFARVRPRAFFARLEDKLQWGVPIKSR from the coding sequence GTGAAGAACATCGCGCTGTACGTGAACACCGAGCGCCCGCGCGCGGAGGAGGTCGCGCGGCGCGTCGTCGAGCTGGCGAAGCAGCACGGCGTGAAAGTCGGCGTCTGCGAGGGCGACGGCCGGGGGATCGGCTATCCGAGCGAGTGCAGGTTCGAAGAGGCGGAGCTGCTGGTCACCGTCGGCGGCGACGGAACGCTGCTGCGCGCGGCGCGACTCGCGCACCCGCTCGACATTCCGATCCTCGGCGTCAACACCGGGCGGCTCGGTTTTCTGACCGAGGTCGAGGCGAACGACGAAGGGTTCGCCGCCCTCGAGCGCGTCTTCGAAGGACCGCTCGAGGTGGACGAGCGCGTTGCGCTGCACGCGCAAGTCGCCGGTTCGGGCGAAGTGTACTTCGCGCTGAACGAGGTGACGGTGCGGCGCGTCACCTCGGCGCGGCTCGCGCCGTTCGGGTTGATCCTGGACGGCGAGATGATCGTCCACCTGCCTTCCGACGGCGTCATCGTCGCGACGCCGACCGGTTCGACCGCGTACTTCCTGAGCGCCGGCGGTCCGATCATCCATCCGTCCGTCGACGCGCTCGGCGTCGCGGGCCTGATGCCGCACACGCTCTTCGCGCGCCCGCTGATCGTGCCGACCAGCGCGACGATCGAGATCACCTGCGACGGCGAGCTCACCGAGGCAAACCTCGAGAACGACGGCTTCACCGCGCGCTCGCTGCACGCCGGCGACCGCGTCGTGGTTCACAAGGCGGAAGAGCCGGTGCGCTTCGCCCGCGTCCGCCCGCGCGCGTTCTTCGCCCGCCTCGAAGACAAATTGCAATGGGGCGTGCCGATCAAGTCTCGATGA
- the xseB gene encoding exodeoxyribonuclease VII small subunit, with the protein MADDRSASFEGSLQRLEQIVKALETEEPDLERAVLLYKEGRELVARCEGLLKTAQQAIDAVNAPPTPSRPTEDALDDELEI; encoded by the coding sequence ATGGCGGACGACAGATCAGCCTCTTTTGAAGGCTCGCTCCAGCGTTTGGAGCAGATCGTGAAAGCGCTCGAGACCGAAGAGCCGGACCTCGAGCGCGCGGTGCTCCTCTACAAAGAGGGACGCGAGCTCGTCGCGCGCTGCGAGGGATTGCTGAAAACCGCGCAGCAGGCGATCGACGCGGTGAACGCGCCGCCCACGCCTTCGCGTCCGACCGAGGACGCGTTGGATGACGAGCTCGAGATCTGA
- a CDS encoding acyl-CoA thioesterase — translation MRVVFRDIDYYRHVNNAVYITWMESARIDYCKVAFDRPLGAKTNVIMASQSFNYGKQVEYDDRLVVGCRCSRIGNKSLDLTYEIYRGEERVGHGVSVLVAFDYAANISTVVPEEWRRKLCEYEYIMPQVMQKIGEGTSTAAPKEN, via the coding sequence GTGCGTGTCGTCTTCCGCGACATCGACTACTACCGGCACGTCAACAACGCCGTCTACATCACCTGGATGGAGAGCGCGCGGATCGACTACTGCAAGGTCGCCTTCGACCGCCCCCTCGGCGCGAAAACGAACGTCATCATGGCCTCGCAGTCGTTCAACTACGGAAAGCAGGTCGAGTACGACGACCGCCTCGTCGTCGGCTGCCGCTGCTCGCGCATCGGCAACAAGTCCCTCGACCTGACCTACGAAATCTACCGCGGCGAGGAGCGCGTGGGCCACGGCGTCTCGGTCTTAGTCGCATTCGACTACGCAGCCAACATATCCACTGTAGTACCGGAAGAATGGCGCCGCAAGCTATGCGAATACGAATATATTATGCCGCAAGTAATGCAAAAGATTGGGGAAGGGACAAGCACCGCAGCGCCGAAGGAAAACTAA
- the recN gene encoding DNA repair protein RecN encodes MSELLRLTIENVGLIERAELELAGGLTVVTGETGSGKTMLIGGLALALGERAEADTVRAGAARARVSLEIAPDEALRARLAASGFALEDGDDLIVQREVLASGRSQARINGVPASASQVRELAGAVVDVVSQHEAQRLLAPSYALEILDRFGGAESLALREEVRRLHDDLRAARERFEALRDDDGRKLARAEFARFALGEIDAAGVEDDAEDERLRARRDLLANAERIAGSLATASAALEDDAGAVDALGAAETALLGLARYGERFAELAGAAGALQSDANELAARIARERDAVDLDPAELEAVGERLDALDSLKRKYGGSLAAVRAQREAFAAEIAEVDERDERLAAAQRELKALETGLRDRAAALGARRRQAAEAIAEEVAGELAALAMPAGRLRIALEPLEAIGPHGGERAELRFTANPGEPERPLARVASGGELSRVLLALVVVLADRRERTALVFDEIDAGIGGATASAVGARLARLARNAQVVCVTHLAQIASYGEAHVALRKTERRGATTIAAFALEGDTRRAEIARMLSGEERGVALEHAAELLARGR; translated from the coding sequence ATGAGCGAGCTGCTGCGGTTGACGATCGAGAACGTCGGGCTGATCGAGCGCGCGGAGCTCGAGCTGGCCGGCGGGCTGACGGTCGTCACCGGCGAGACCGGGTCGGGAAAGACGATGCTGATCGGCGGGCTCGCGCTCGCGCTCGGCGAGCGCGCCGAGGCGGACACCGTGCGCGCCGGCGCGGCGCGCGCGCGTGTGAGCTTGGAGATCGCGCCCGACGAAGCGCTGCGCGCACGGCTCGCCGCCAGCGGGTTCGCGCTCGAGGACGGCGACGATCTGATCGTGCAGCGCGAGGTGCTCGCCTCGGGCCGCTCGCAGGCGCGGATCAACGGCGTTCCGGCGAGCGCGAGTCAAGTGCGCGAGCTGGCCGGTGCGGTGGTCGACGTCGTCTCGCAGCACGAAGCGCAGCGGCTCCTCGCGCCCTCGTACGCGCTCGAGATCCTCGACCGCTTCGGCGGTGCCGAAAGCCTGGCGCTGCGCGAAGAGGTGCGCCGGCTGCACGACGATCTGCGCGCCGCGCGCGAGCGGTTCGAGGCGCTGCGCGACGACGACGGGCGCAAGCTCGCGCGTGCCGAGTTCGCGCGCTTCGCGCTCGGCGAGATCGACGCCGCCGGGGTCGAAGACGACGCCGAAGACGAGCGCCTGCGCGCGCGGCGCGACCTTTTGGCGAACGCGGAGCGCATCGCGGGCTCGCTCGCGACGGCGAGCGCGGCGCTCGAAGACGACGCCGGCGCGGTCGACGCGCTCGGTGCGGCCGAAACCGCGCTGCTCGGCCTGGCGCGCTACGGCGAGCGGTTCGCCGAGCTCGCGGGTGCCGCCGGGGCGCTGCAGTCGGACGCGAACGAGCTGGCGGCGCGGATCGCGCGCGAGCGCGACGCGGTCGACTTGGACCCCGCCGAGCTCGAAGCCGTCGGCGAGCGGCTCGACGCGCTCGACTCGCTCAAGCGCAAGTACGGCGGATCGCTGGCCGCGGTGCGCGCGCAGCGCGAAGCGTTCGCCGCCGAGATCGCCGAGGTCGACGAGCGCGACGAGCGCCTCGCCGCCGCGCAGCGCGAGCTCAAGGCGCTCGAAACCGGGCTGCGCGACCGCGCCGCGGCGCTCGGCGCACGCCGCCGCCAAGCCGCCGAGGCGATCGCGGAAGAGGTCGCCGGCGAGCTGGCCGCGCTGGCGATGCCGGCCGGGCGTTTGCGGATCGCGCTGGAGCCGCTCGAGGCGATCGGTCCGCACGGCGGGGAGCGCGCCGAGCTGCGCTTCACGGCGAATCCGGGCGAGCCCGAGCGCCCGCTGGCGCGCGTCGCGTCGGGCGGCGAGCTCTCGCGGGTGCTGCTGGCGCTCGTCGTCGTCCTCGCCGACCGCCGCGAGCGCACGGCACTGGTCTTCGACGAGATCGACGCGGGGATCGGCGGCGCGACGGCCTCGGCGGTCGGGGCCCGGCTGGCGCGGCTGGCGCGCAACGCCCAGGTCGTCTGCGTCACCCACCTCGCCCAGATCGCGTCGTACGGGGAGGCGCACGTCGCCCTGCGCAAGACGGAGCGGCGCGGCGCGACCACGATCGCCGCGTTCGCGCTCGAGGGCGACACCCGGCGCGCCGAGATCGCGCGGATGCTCTCCGGCGAGGAGCGCGGCGTCGCGCTGGAGCACGCGGCGGAGCTGCTCGCCCGCGGCCGGTGA
- a CDS encoding aminotransferase class V-fold PLP-dependent enzyme — MAQVHFASDNNAAVHPAVLAALAAVNEGHATAYGDDEHTARAEAAFRALLGEDAHVFFAFNGTGANVVALASALRPYQGVICPAGAHLNVDECAAFERFAGAKLIDVPVENGKLTPEIVERNVRGVGDQHHVQPGAISVSQSTEVGTVYTVDELRALGQVARKHGLFFHVDGARIANAVAALGTDLRTMLVETGVDACTFGGTKNGLVFGEAIVFPKRHPALDALPFTRKQGMQLASKMRYVGVQYEALLRDGLWLKNAAHANAMAKLLAARLRDLDDVVTIAYPVEANAVFPILPPHAVEPLMRERRFYMWDADNSVARWMTAWDTTAEDVHAFADAVWRIAPRRKPAPSNGDAAREVTLSPSKGES, encoded by the coding sequence ATGGCTCAGGTACATTTCGCCAGCGACAACAACGCCGCCGTCCATCCCGCCGTGCTCGCCGCACTCGCGGCGGTGAACGAGGGCCACGCGACCGCATACGGCGACGACGAGCACACCGCGCGCGCCGAGGCCGCGTTCCGCGCGCTGCTCGGTGAGGACGCGCACGTCTTCTTCGCGTTCAACGGGACCGGCGCGAACGTCGTCGCGCTGGCGTCCGCGCTGCGGCCGTACCAGGGCGTGATCTGTCCCGCCGGCGCGCACCTCAACGTTGACGAGTGCGCGGCGTTCGAGCGGTTCGCCGGCGCAAAGCTGATCGACGTCCCGGTCGAGAACGGCAAGCTCACGCCGGAGATCGTCGAGCGCAACGTGCGCGGCGTCGGCGACCAGCACCACGTGCAGCCCGGCGCGATCTCGGTCTCGCAGTCGACCGAGGTCGGGACGGTCTACACCGTCGACGAGCTGCGCGCGCTCGGCCAGGTCGCGCGCAAGCACGGGCTGTTCTTTCACGTCGACGGCGCGCGCATCGCGAACGCGGTCGCGGCGCTCGGGACCGACCTGCGCACGATGCTCGTCGAGACCGGCGTCGACGCGTGCACGTTCGGCGGGACGAAGAACGGGCTCGTCTTCGGCGAGGCGATCGTTTTCCCGAAGCGCCATCCCGCCCTCGACGCGCTGCCGTTCACCCGCAAGCAGGGGATGCAGCTCGCCTCGAAGATGCGCTACGTCGGCGTGCAGTACGAAGCGCTGCTGCGCGACGGCCTCTGGCTGAAGAACGCCGCGCACGCGAACGCGATGGCGAAGCTGCTCGCCGCGCGCCTGCGCGACCTCGACGATGTCGTCACCATCGCGTACCCGGTCGAAGCGAACGCCGTCTTTCCGATCCTGCCGCCGCACGCGGTCGAGCCCCTGATGCGCGAACGCCGCTTCTACATGTGGGACGCGGACAACAGCGTCGCCCGCTGGATGACGGCCTGGGACACGACGGCCGAGGACGTCCACGCGTTCGCCGACGCCGTGTGGCGCATCGCGCCCCGGCGAAAACCTGCGCCGTCAAACGGAGACGCCGCCCGCGAGGTCACCCTGAGCCCGTCGAAGGGTGAGAGCTGA